Proteins encoded within one genomic window of Candidatus Limnocylindrales bacterium:
- a CDS encoding NAD(P)/FAD-dependent oxidoreductase yields the protein MSSAKPPVAVIGAGIAGLAAADLLLREGVPVVVLEARSRIGGRIDTRYDFAASPIELGAEFVHGRHPGLVDYIREAGLHLDERPFEPLMVQDGKAISQPQSWEKVFEELANPDARDVPIGRRIGELLSSGEWSEAEARRLRRYVEGYMAADVDRVSALALSQETRASRELGDDGNASVREGYDALVRHLGRSLGNDDAKLMLGTAVTRIAWQQGSVVLDVEPAAGLVRACRAIVTVPLGFLQGSGEGAIVFEPAIPAVRTAARKLAMGNVVKLFLRFRMPLDEIAGIEKELSKRLVRARFLQTPAGHVPTWWRIGDEHKPILVGWAGGASADRLSGKSQQEMIDAGIDTLSHALALPHDDVASAVEAAAVVDWSADPWSRGAYSWIPAGALDAAPLLATPVGSTLFFAGEATDTSGYRGTVHGALDTGIRAARQVLDSF from the coding sequence ATGAGCTCCGCGAAACCGCCGGTTGCCGTCATCGGCGCGGGCATTGCCGGCCTTGCCGCCGCCGATCTTCTGCTGCGCGAAGGCGTTCCCGTCGTCGTCCTCGAAGCGCGCTCGCGCATCGGCGGACGCATCGATACCCGTTACGATTTTGCCGCCTCGCCGATCGAGCTCGGCGCCGAGTTCGTCCATGGACGGCATCCCGGCCTGGTCGACTACATCCGCGAAGCCGGGCTGCATCTCGACGAGCGTCCGTTCGAACCGCTGATGGTGCAGGATGGAAAAGCGATCTCGCAGCCGCAGTCGTGGGAGAAAGTCTTCGAGGAGCTGGCCAATCCCGATGCCCGCGATGTTCCGATCGGCCGGCGCATCGGCGAGCTGCTCTCCAGCGGCGAGTGGAGCGAAGCCGAAGCGCGGCGGCTTCGCCGCTACGTCGAAGGTTACATGGCCGCTGACGTCGACCGCGTGAGTGCGCTTGCGCTGTCGCAGGAGACGCGCGCCTCGCGCGAGCTCGGTGACGACGGCAACGCGTCGGTCCGCGAGGGCTACGATGCGCTGGTGCGTCACCTCGGGCGAAGTCTCGGGAACGACGACGCGAAGCTGATGCTGGGCACCGCCGTCACGCGCATCGCATGGCAACAGGGGTCGGTCGTCCTCGACGTCGAACCGGCTGCCGGCCTGGTGCGCGCCTGCCGCGCGATCGTCACGGTCCCGCTCGGATTCCTGCAGGGCAGCGGCGAAGGGGCAATTGTCTTCGAACCGGCCATTCCCGCGGTTCGAACTGCCGCGCGCAAGCTTGCGATGGGCAACGTCGTCAAACTGTTCCTGCGTTTCCGCATGCCTCTCGACGAAATCGCAGGCATCGAGAAAGAGCTTTCGAAAAGGCTCGTGCGCGCGCGTTTCCTGCAGACGCCCGCCGGGCATGTACCGACCTGGTGGCGGATCGGTGACGAGCACAAGCCGATACTCGTCGGCTGGGCCGGCGGCGCATCGGCCGACAGGCTCTCCGGCAAGTCGCAGCAGGAGATGATCGATGCCGGCATCGATACGCTGTCGCATGCGCTCGCGCTGCCGCACGACGACGTGGCATCCGCGGTCGAAGCGGCTGCCGTCGTCGACTGGAGCGCCGACCCGTGGTCGCGCGGGGCCTATTCGTGGATTCCCGCCGGAGCGCTCGACGCGGCACCGCTGCTTGCGACGCCGGTTGGAAGCACACTGTTCTTCGCCGGCGAAGCGACCGACACGTCCGGTTACCGCGGAACCGTGCACGGCGCGCTCGACACCGGGATCCGCGCTGCACGCCAGGTCCTCGACTCGTTTTAG
- a CDS encoding transglycosylase domain-containing protein yields the protein MRRILVAALCLVLVAIGVSVAALYGEISTLLEERRAAMSSSIFSAPHRIRTGDDLERSRLVGRLTSLSYSAVSVPEAPGQYRTTAAGLEIYLRGFERGAERHSPALVNVRVEHGTIAGVSTPGGDPIEDAAVEPEVIGRLIPGAPAERVEIRLADQKPYLIEGLLATEDRYFYWHPGINPVRIIVAAVEDLRAHRFAQGASTLTQQLARTFLERRERTLDRKFRELAVALVLEFRLTKDQILERYINDVSMGAYGGAPIHGMPQAARYFFNKDLSRVTPAEAATLIGMVQAPTLYDPRRHAEASKQRRDVVLGIMKREGVIDDDAWAEAVATPIRLTKPPGLRRAPNFTDYVITALRTGAGVSGDLAGLKVYTTLDAEIQAETVRALTSNLERLEKNYRGLRRTGKTSKLETAAVALDAHTGAIRAMVGGRNYSESQFNRAADALRQPGSAFKPLMYVAAMDPDRSPLTPPLTLSSLLPDRPMSFGGWSPENYEKTYEQQVTAIDALSESLNIPAAYVGSRLGPELIVRTAHELGIPQHLEPVLPIAIGAEETTLVDLTSAYQAFASGGMRSPAYSIESVADAAGHEIYRHESVESRVIPADVAYVMTGALKTVLKSGTGASAGHLGLDLPAAGKTGTTQDYKDAYFVGYTPDLVCGVWVGFDAPQSIGLTGAQAALPPWVQIMQHSAAAGARDFDMPPGIVIERVDPESGGLATSSCGKRVALPFLAGTEPNDYCPLHGGDGSAVASTRNWGGWHSTPPVAVARREEERPRTNVFSKVGKFFGSLFRHH from the coding sequence GTGCGCAGGATCCTTGTCGCCGCGCTGTGCCTGGTGCTGGTCGCCATCGGCGTTTCGGTCGCGGCACTGTACGGCGAGATCTCGACGCTTCTCGAGGAGCGCCGGGCGGCCATGAGCTCGTCGATCTTCTCGGCGCCCCACCGCATCCGCACCGGTGACGACCTCGAGCGCAGCCGGCTCGTGGGCCGGCTGACCTCGCTCAGCTATTCGGCGGTTTCGGTGCCCGAGGCGCCGGGCCAGTACCGGACGACCGCGGCGGGGCTTGAGATCTACCTGCGCGGGTTCGAGCGTGGGGCCGAGCGCCACAGTCCCGCCCTCGTCAACGTCCGCGTCGAGCACGGAACCATCGCCGGCGTCAGCACTCCCGGCGGCGATCCGATCGAAGACGCCGCGGTCGAACCCGAGGTCATCGGACGCCTGATTCCCGGTGCGCCGGCCGAACGCGTCGAGATCCGGCTCGCCGACCAGAAGCCGTACCTGATCGAAGGCCTGCTCGCGACCGAGGACCGGTATTTCTACTGGCACCCCGGCATCAACCCGGTACGCATCATCGTCGCGGCCGTCGAAGACCTGCGCGCGCATCGCTTTGCGCAGGGCGCCAGCACGCTGACCCAGCAGCTCGCACGCACGTTCCTCGAGCGCCGCGAGCGCACGCTCGACCGCAAGTTCCGCGAGCTCGCCGTGGCGCTCGTGCTCGAGTTCCGCCTGACCAAGGACCAGATCCTCGAGCGCTACATCAACGACGTCTCGATGGGCGCCTACGGCGGCGCGCCGATCCACGGCATGCCGCAGGCCGCGCGATATTTCTTCAACAAGGACCTGAGCCGCGTCACCCCGGCCGAGGCCGCGACGCTGATCGGAATGGTGCAGGCGCCGACGCTTTACGATCCGCGACGTCACGCGGAAGCCTCGAAGCAGCGACGCGACGTCGTGCTCGGCATCATGAAGCGCGAGGGCGTCATCGACGACGACGCCTGGGCCGAGGCGGTCGCGACTCCGATCCGGCTCACGAAGCCGCCCGGGCTTCGGCGTGCGCCGAACTTCACCGATTACGTGATCACCGCATTGCGGACCGGCGCGGGAGTCAGCGGAGATCTCGCCGGCCTCAAGGTCTACACGACGCTCGATGCGGAGATCCAGGCCGAGACCGTGCGGGCCCTCACCAGCAATCTCGAGCGCCTCGAGAAGAACTACCGCGGGCTCCGGCGAACCGGCAAGACCTCCAAGCTCGAGACGGCGGCGGTTGCGCTCGACGCGCACACCGGCGCAATCCGCGCAATGGTCGGCGGGCGCAACTACTCCGAGAGCCAGTTCAACCGCGCCGCCGATGCGCTGCGCCAGCCGGGCTCGGCCTTCAAGCCGCTGATGTACGTGGCGGCGATGGATCCGGATCGTTCGCCGCTTACGCCGCCGCTGACGCTGTCGTCGCTTCTTCCGGACCGGCCGATGAGCTTCGGCGGCTGGTCGCCGGAAAACTACGAGAAGACTTACGAGCAGCAGGTAACTGCGATCGATGCACTGTCCGAATCGCTGAACATCCCGGCGGCGTACGTCGGCAGCCGGCTCGGCCCCGAGCTGATCGTTCGCACGGCGCACGAGCTCGGGATTCCGCAGCATCTCGAGCCGGTGCTGCCGATCGCGATCGGAGCCGAAGAGACGACGCTCGTCGACCTGACGTCGGCCTATCAGGCTTTCGCGAGCGGCGGCATGAGGTCTCCGGCGTATTCGATCGAATCGGTGGCCGACGCCGCAGGCCACGAGATCTACCGACATGAGAGTGTCGAGAGTCGCGTCATCCCTGCCGACGTCGCCTACGTGATGACCGGCGCTCTCAAGACCGTGCTCAAGTCGGGAACCGGCGCGAGCGCGGGACATCTCGGCCTCGACCTTCCCGCAGCCGGAAAGACCGGGACCACGCAGGACTACAAGGACGCGTACTTCGTAGGCTACACTCCCGATCTCGTTTGCGGCGTGTGGGTCGGATTCGATGCGCCGCAGAGCATCGGTCTTACCGGCGCCCAGGCCGCACTGCCGCCGTGGGTTCAGATCATGCAGCACTCGGCGGCAGCAGGCGCACGCGACTTCGACATGCCGCCGGGGATCGTGATCGAGCGCGTCGATCCGGAATCGGGCGGGCTTGCGACCTCGTCGTGCGGGAAGCGCGTCGCGCTGCCGTTCCTCGCCGGGACCGAGCCGAACGACTATTGCCCGCTCCATGGCGGCGACGGCTCGGCTGTCGCATCGACGCGGAACTGGGGCGGCTGGCACAGCACGCCTCCGGTCGCCGTCGCCCGGCGCGAAGAAGAGCGGCCCCGTACGAACGTGTTCAGCAAGGTCGGAAAGTTCTTCGGCTCGTTGTTCCGGCATCACTGA